The genomic window CAAGAGCTCTGGTTCGGGTACAGCCTGCGTTAAGTGACGGCAAACGACTAGATCAAACGTGTCTTGCCGATATCGCAGTGCGAAGGCGTCGCCTTGTTCAAAGCTCAAGCGAGGTGCAAGTCCTGCGTGCTCACGTCTTGCGAATGCGACCGGCCCAGGCAGGATGTCAATGCCAATGACGCGAGCTTCAGGATATCGACGCGCAAGCCGGGCACTAATCTCCCCGCTACCGCACCCAATATCAGCGATGCATGCATGTTGCGGTAGCGTATATCTGGCAAGCAAAGGCTCCTCTTGCGGCCAGATCGCAGCGGCCTGAGCGGCTAGGTTTTTCAGCATCACCGGATCGGCCATCTGCGCGGCTTGCGGATTGCGGGTCATGGGCGCTCCATTGCTAATTGGAACTTGACGTTGACAAAGCTCGAGTTCCGACGCCTCACCGTATCATTTGGCCCAGCGTGTGCTGGAAAGAAAACGGGATCGATAGGCCGATGGATTAATGCCGAAGTGCTGCTCGAATGCGCGCCGAAACGCGTCGGCACTATTGAAGCCCACAGAGGTGGCAACGGTCCCGACGTTGCTACGCGGCTCGTGCAGCCGGCGCCGCGCTTCGTCGAGCCTTAGCCCGCGGACCAATGCCGCAGGCGAGCAACCAAAGTGCTCCCAGCAGCGGCGGCTAAATTGACGCGGTGAGAGCGCTACTTTTTGAGCTAGCTCCTCTACGCGGAGCTTATTCTGCAAGTTCTCCATCACGTGCAAGACGAGATCACCGAAGCATTCACGCGCAACGCTCTGGAATCTGAGCGGCTCAGAGAATTGGGTTTGGCCACCCTCTCGCTTCAGGTACACGACGAGTTCGCGAGCGACCGCAAGCGCCGCGCTGGCGCCCAGGTCCTCCTCAATCAACGCGAGGGCCAGGTCGATGCCGGCAGTCACGCCTGCCGCACTGTAGTATCGGCCCGACTTGACGAATATTTCGTCTGGGACGACTTGCAGCTTGGGAAAACGCGCAGCCACGTCCGCCGCGAATTGCCAATGGGTTGTAGCGCGCTTTCCATCCAGCAACCCGGATGGCGCCAAGCCATAGATTCCCGTGCACACTGACGCGATCCGTCCGATGCGCGAGGCGTTCTGCCGAAGCCATCGTGTCACCACAAGATTCGGTCGCGATCGACGTAGGCCGCTTCCGCCAGGAATGACTAGCGTATCCAGTGCTGGCGCATCCTCAATGGCGCATGAAGGCACGAACATCACGCCTGACTCGCTGATGCATCTACGAGTCGAGATCCCCAAAGTGACGATCTCATAGGCCGATTGTGCGGGAGCACCTGCCGATCGACCCGGCATCTTGGCGATTGCAAATGCCTCTGCCGGACCGACCATATCAAGTGCGGTGATGCCGTCGAAGATCAAGAAACCTATGCGCCGTCGTCGTGTCATATCCCGATGATGCACTGTCGTTTCTTTACCGGAAAGGACATCGATCCGACAATTCTTGCCATGTTGGTCAGTCCAAATACCAATTCCGTCGAGCCAAGGCATAACCGCGTGAACGTAACCAACGTTTGCAGGTGATAGCGGCACGACATGCACGCCGGTCTACACCCTGTCGATGGGTTTCTTATCCCGTGTACCGCGATCCGGCCGCGATGCCGTTGATGGAAATGAGAATTCCGCGGCGCATTCGCTCGTCCTGCGCGCCCTTGTCTCCAGCGACGGCTGAGTTCGACCTGAGATAGTTCAATGGTGCGATGTAGAAGCGGTGCC from Pseudorhodoplanes sp. includes these protein-coding regions:
- a CDS encoding DJ-1/PfpI family protein, yielding MHVVPLSPANVGYVHAVMPWLDGIGIWTDQHGKNCRIDVLSGKETTVHHRDMTRRRRIGFLIFDGITALDMVGPAEAFAIAKMPGRSAGAPAQSAYEIVTLGISTRRCISESGVMFVPSCAIEDAPALDTLVIPGGSGLRRSRPNLVVTRWLRQNASRIGRIASVCTGIYGLAPSGLLDGKRATTHWQFAADVAARFPKLQVVPDEIFVKSGRYYSAAGVTAGIDLALALIEEDLGASAALAVARELVVYLKREGGQTQFSEPLRFQSVARECFGDLVLHVMENLQNKLRVEELAQKVALSPRQFSRRCWEHFGCSPAALVRGLRLDEARRRLHEPRSNVGTVATSVGFNSADAFRRAFEQHFGINPSAYRSRFLSSTRWAK